The sequence CACAACCGCCGTGCCGGATTCCTTGACATGAAAAAGGCCCGACCTGTAGGTTGCGCACCCACGCCGCCTTTCGGCGATTTCCAGCGCAGGGTGCCATGTCGACGAAGGAAGACAGCGACTACACAATCCATGGATCGCTGCGGGTGCCGCAGCCACACCATACTCCCGACGTCATCGACGTACTGATCGCGGGAGCAGGTCCCGCGGGAAGCGCCGGCGCGTTCCGCGCTACCGAGCTCGGCCTTTCGTGCCTGCTGCTCGAGTACGATGAAGCGCTGTCGCGCATCCGCGACTATCCCAAGGAAAAGCACATCTACCCCGAGTACGGCGACGACGAGAGCCCGTTCCCGGCCGGGGACAGCCTGATGGCATCGCTGCAGTTCACGGAGATCGACAAGGACGACCTCGTCGAGGACTGGCACGCGAAATACAAGACGGCGAACGCGCCGCTGCGGATCGGCAGCGAGCTGACGGGCCTCGTGCGGGGCGGCGACGGCGTATTCGAGATCAAGACCTGGAACCACCGGACCCAGGAAGAGGTGCTCTACCACGCGCGGAGTGTGATCCTGGCGATCGGCGCCGGGAAGCCGCGCCGATTCCAGATTCCGGGAAACATCGACGGCATCGCGTTTCGTCTCGACGATGCCAAAGCCTATGTCGGCGGACCGGCTCTCGTGATCGGCGGCGGAACTTCAGCCGCCGAAGCGGTGATCGCGATCTCGAATGCGAAAACGGGCGCGAAAGACGCTACCGCCGTCTACTGGTCGTACCGCAAGGCGCAGATGCCGCGGGTCGAGCGCAGCCTGAGCGGCGCGTTCTTCGACGCGTACGTCGTCAACGCGAACGTCCGTTACCTCCCCTACTCCGAACCGATCCTCGTGCTGACAGCACCGGACCGCAGCGAAGTGCTGTCGGTACGGATCGACCGCAAGCCGGTGGACGGACGGCCGACCGAATCGCTGCATCTCGAGTTCCCGAAGAACAAGGTGGTGGCCTGCATCGGCGGCGACGTTCCCCACCAGACGCTGCAGAAGTTCGGCATCAAGATCCCGACGATCGACGGCGAGCCCTACATCGTGGTCACGCCCGATGGAGAGTCTTCGCTGCCTGGAGTGTTCCTGGTCGGAGACCTCAAGGGAACACCCGAGTACTACCAGTGCGGCGATTTCGCCGACACGGGGACGTACAAGAAGCGTCGCGACAAGCGCAACATCAAGATGGCGATGCGCGACGCCGTGCGCGCGGTCGAAGTCATCGCTTCGCGGCTCGGAAAGATCGAAGGCAAGCCTGCCGCGCCGGCGGCGGCGCCGGCACCATCGAGCACCGACGCTACCATCGTCATTGCTCCGCAGATGGCCAGCCACCAGGCAGCGCCCCAGCTCGGCGACCGCCTGGTCAGCCTGCTTCCGGATGGAAGCGTCGAAAGCGAGTTCCCCGTTCGCGGCGATGCCGTCAAGATCGGGCGCAGGACCGACGGCCTGACGTTCGACGACGCCGCGCTGGCGGATCACCACGCGAGCGTCACGCGCCAGGACGGCCGGTTCTGCGTCACTGATACCGGAGCCGGCTCGGGTGTCTGGCTGCGGGTGCGCGGAGAGGGTCGCGATCTCGCAGCCGAGGACCAGGTGTGGCTCGGCAGCCAGATCCTGAGGCTGATGAGACACGACAGCGGCTGGGTGCTCGAGCACTACAACGGGCGCGGCGAATACCAGCGCACGATCGAGCTGACCGACCGCGGGATCATCGTCGGTCGTGCCGCCGAGGTGACGCTGGATGCCAACGACCGCTCGCTTTCGCGCGGACACGCGCGGCTGGCGCTGGCTGGCGGACAGGTACGCATCACCGACATCGGCAGCACCAACGGATGTTATGTGCGCCTCACCGCTCCGGCAGTGCTCAGGAGCGGAGACGAGTTTCGCATCGGGGGACACCGGCTGCGCTTCGAGTCGGCGGCTGTCGAGGAGCCGATCGCACCGGGAGCCGTCGTCGTCGACCTTCCCGCGCAGCCGCCGCCCTCGGTTGCCGCAGCACCCGCCGCTGCGACTTCTGCCGCGCCGCAGCCCGCCGCCGCGCTGTCGGGCCCGAGCGTCAGCTTTGAAGACGCGAAGAACCCCGTCGCCTATCCGGTTGCCGACAATCGCGACGTGCTGCACGCGTTCTTCGATTACCTGAAGGCCCGCCACCCGGACATCGACCTCAAGCGCTGCGGCGTCGACAAGAGCCGCAAGTGCCCCGACGACCATTACAAGGAACCTCTCGACTGGAGCTGCGAGCTCGGTACCTGCGGCTACTGCGCAGTGCAGGTCGTCGACGGCGCCAATCTCGCGCCTTCGGGCAACCCCGATCTCGAGAAGAACACGCTGCAGAACGTCCGGCGCGTCTCGCCGGACCTCGCGAAGTACCGGCTCGCGTGCCTGACGCGGTGTACGGGCCCGGTCACGCTGAAGGTGCTGCCGAAGTCCTGAACGCGATCTGCTGCGGCAAGCGGAGCAACGATGGACGAGAGACGGAGACTCCTGCGCAGTGCAGCCTGTTACGGCGCCGCAGTCGCGCTCGCCGCCACGCTGGGCGCGTGCGGCGGCGGAGGCGGCACCGGCGCGCAGGATGCCGTCCCGCCTCCTGCGGATGAAACCAACGCTGCCGCCCTGCTCAAGGCCGACGAAGTGCTTGCGATCATGCAGAGCTCGGCGCGAGCCCAGTCGCAGCCGGTGGCAGTCGCAGTCAGCGATCGTCGTGGAGTCGTGCTCGGCGTCGCCACGAATTTCGGCGTCGACGAAGCGACCTACCGGAGCCAGTGCCTGACGGGCTGCCCTTCGCGGGACTTCGCGCTGGCTTCGGATTCGGACTGCGTCGTGATCGACCGGGCCGTGCAGCTCGCGCGCACGGCAGCCTTCTTCAGCGCGAACGAGACTCCGCTTACGTCCCGCTCGGTGCGTTTCCTCAGCGGCGAGCATTTTCCTCCGCACATCCACGACACCGGAGCGGCCGCGCTGTTCGGCATCGAAAACACCAACCGCGGATGCAGCTTCGATACGGCGCCGATTGCCGGATCCGATCTTCCGCCGCGCGCGCCGAGCCTCCAGTCCATCCTCGATCCGTCGCTGCGCTGCCAGAGCAGCTCGTCGGGCGCAGACACCTGCGGCTGTTCGACGGGTATCGCCACATTGCCGGGCGCCGTGCCGATCTACCGCGGCGGCGTGATGGTCGGCGGCGTCGGAGTCGCAGTACGGGGAGTATCCGCCCCGTTCGACCCCGTCGCTGCCCATGACGCGCCGGACACGATTCTTCGCCGTGACGACACCGATCCGGCGTGGGCGGTCGGCGAATTTGCCGCGCGCGCATTCGTCGGCGATGACACGTCGCTGCCGCGCGTGCAGACGCAAGGTCTCGAAGGCCTCTGCACGCCGGGCAATGGCGTCGTTCCGCCCGCCTGCTGCGCATCGGGCGGGAACTGCGATCTCGACTTCCTTCCCCACCCGCTGCCTGCCGGCACCGATCCGGTCATCTTCGTCGACGGCATCGAGATCCCCGAGATCGACCTCGATCCGCAGGTGAACGGCGTCGGCGCCGGAGCGCCGCTGACGACACCGCTCATCGTCGATGCTTCGGCCTCGACGGAGGTCGTGCATTCGGGCTGGCTCGTCCCTGCGCACGCTGCAGGCACGAACGGTGGGCCGTTGGCGGCGGGCGACGTCGAGTCGATCATCGATGCGGGTATCGCGGAAGCCGAAACGATCCGCGCGGCCATCCGCCTGCCACTGCAACAGCGATCGGCGATGGTGCTGGCCGTTACCGATCTGAACGGGGAGCTCCTCGGCGCCTACCGCATGCCCGATGCGACCGTTTTCTCGATCGACGTCGCGGTGGCCAAGGCGCGCAACGTCACGTACTTCAGCAGCGAGACGATCGCGCCGATCGATACCAGGAACTGCCCGGGCCCTTCGATTGCCGACTGCGGCGAGTCGTTCTTCCCTGTCGACGGCAACTCCAGCACCGCGATGACGAACCGGACGATCGGATTCTGCGCGCAGCCGTTCTTCCCGCCGGGAATCGATGGCACCGGCTCCTCGCCCGATTTCAACGGCGGCCCTTTGCGCCGGGTTTTCATCGAGGATTCCGCCAATCCCTGCGGCAATGCCGGCCAGACGGCCAACGGCCGACAGGACGGAATCGTGTTCTTCCCCGGCAGCGCGCCTCTCTATCGCGACGGTGTGCTGGTGGGCGGCCTCGGTGTCAGCGGCGACGGAGTCGAGCAGGACGACATCGTGACGTTTGCCGGCACCCAGGCGGGTCCTGGCTTCGACGCTCCGGCGGCCCTGCGCGCCGACCAGATCCAGATCGGCGACGTTCGCCTGCCCTACCTCAAGTTCAACCGGCAGCCGGACGAATGACGCAACCCGGAACGACACGAGACAGCGACCGCGCGGCGCAATGAGCGACAAACCCGAAAAGGACGCACCGAGCGACGGCACCGTGATCCTTTCCGGCGGGCCGCCGAAGCTGCACCCGCACGAAAATCCCCCCGCCACCGATCCGTCGAAAGCGCCGCCGCAAGGAAGCGCTCCTCCGCCGCCGGTGATTCATCCTGCAAACCCCGCTGCCGCCGCGTCGATACCCGCGCCGCCGAACATCCCGTCGCCACCGAACTTTTCGTCGCCGCCGAATATCGCGCCGCCCCCGCATCCTGCGTCCTCGCCGCCCATCCCGGCGCCACCCGTCATTGCGTCCCCGCAGCGTACTGCGCCGTCGCCGCCCGACGCGGCACATTCCGCATCGCCACCGCCTCCCGGTACAACGCAGGCAACCAGCACGCCGGCACAGCAATCTTCTCCTCCTGCATCTGCGGACGCGGACGATCTCGGCGCCGCAACACAGATCATTTTGCGTCCGAAGTCTGGTGGAGAATCGACGATGTACGCGGCCGGACCGGCACCCGCACTGCATCCTACGGCCTCCGGCGCGCAACCGACGCCCGCGCCCGCGACATCCGATCGCGCCGCAGTGCCCACCTCCGCGCGTGGAGCGCCGTCGTCCGATTCAGCCGCGCGCCAGACGCAGCCGTCCACCAGGCCCCCGGCGACAGCGTCGGCGCCGGCTTTCGCCGGTTCCGCCGCGCCTCGCAGCACCGACGCAGCGCCCGACGACACGACGATCGGCCCGGCTGCCATCATCGCCGCTTCTGCGTGGATTCGCCTCGCGCGCGTCGCACCGCCGGATCACGCCGGCGAAGAAACGCTGACGCACCCGATGTCGATCATCGGTCGCGCGCTAGAATGCGACCTGCGCCTGTTCTCCTCCAGCGCTTCCAGGCAGCACGCCAAGATCGAGAAACGCAATGAGGGATGGGTTCTCGTACCGATAGAAGGCCGGAGGGTCATGGTCGATGGGGAATTCATTGACGCGGAAGTGCTGCTCCAGCCGCAGATGCGGCTCAGCCTCGGCGACGACGAGCTCGTCGTGGTCGACCAGCTCGTCGATGCCGAGCCCGTCGTGCAGCACGAGGCGGCAGATGGGCAGGAGCGGCATGGCACAGCGGTCGCGTCCATTCGCACATACGTTTTTTACGGCGCGCTGGCTGTCATCGGACTCGCGCTGCTCGATATCCTCCTGCGTGTACTCCGTGGATAGGCCCGTGCGCGAGCATGGCTCTCTCCTGCTGTCGCTGCGGCGCGCAACCACGCTCGTTGCGCTCGCAACCGTTGCGGTCCTGAGCGCAAGCAGTGCTCTTGCCCAGGACAAGGCGCCAGCCGCGGCAGTTCCTGCGAAAGACGCCACCCCGGCCGCGACAACAGCCGGAGCCGATGGCGCGACATCGCCGAACCAGGCGCCCGGCCCCAATCAGGTGCTCGGCCCCAACCAGGCGCCGCCACCGCTGCCCGGTTCCGAAACCTCGCCGACCGATGCCGGCAAGGCTACGGTCTACGAGCCGGTGCGCGACCGCTGGAGGATCCTTCCGTCGAAGTATCCCTGGTACGACCCTTACAACCGCAACGTGCTGAAGGGCGATTATCCTGTCTGGCGCGACGACATCTTCCTCAAGCTGACCGGCGTCTCGCTGACGCAGATCGAAGGCCGCTCGGCGCCGACGCCGAGCGGCGCGAGCGCCGGGGATCCCGGCAGTTATCGTTTCTTCGGCAATCGCAACGCCGATCTGATCGACCAGAAGTTCGCCATGCGCGCCGAAGTGCAGAAAGGACTGACGTCGTTCCGGCCTTTCGACTGGAAGCTCACTCTGGAAGCCGTCGGCGACGTCAACCATCTCGGCGTCGACGAGCGCAACAACGTCAGTCCCGACGTTCGCGACGGGGAAACGCGGACGACCGGCGACGTCGCGCTCGAGCAGGCAGCAGTCGAGGTGCACCTGGCGGACATCTCGTCACGGTACGATTCGGTGTCGATCCGAATCGGCCGCCAGCCGTTCCACAGCGATTTCCGCAACCTCATTTTCGCGGACACGAACCAGGGAGTGCGCCTGTTCGGGAGCGCCGACGGCAACCGCTACCAGGCCAATCTCCTGTATTTCTACCAGGCCGAGAAAGACACCAACAGCGAGCTGAACACCTTCGACCTGCGCCACCAGCAGATCTTCATCGCAAACCTGTACATCCAGGATTTCCTGCAGCTGGGCTACCAGACCGAGTTCAGCTTTCACCTGAACGACGACAACGGCAGCAAGGACGGCTACACCTACGACAACCAGGGATTCCTCGTCCGGCCGGATCCCGTGGGCATTGCGCAGCTGCACCACGTCGAGGCCTACTATCTCGGCTGGACCGGCGACGGCCACATCGGATGGCTCAACATCAGCCACGCATTCTACGAAGTGGTGGGGCACGACGACCAGAACCCCATCGCGGGTCGCTCGGTCGACATCAACGGACAACTCGCGTTCCTCGAGCTGTCGGTCGACCACGACTGGATGCGCTACCAGGCCTCGGCATTTTTCACGTCCGGCGACGACGACCCGCGAGACGGAAAGGCGCGCGGCTTCGACTCGATCCTGGACGATCCGAAGATCATGGGAGGCGAGTTCAGCTACTGGGAGCACCAGAGCATCCGCATCGGCGACCGCGGCGGCGTGGCGGTCACCCAGCGCGACAGCCTCATTCCTGATCTTCGCAGCAGCAAGCTCGAGGGCCAGACCAACTTCGTCAATCCGGGCATCTTCATCGCGAACATCGGTGCGTCGGCCGAGCTGACGCAGACGGTGCGCCTCGTCGGCAACGCCAACTACCTGCGCTTCGTCGAGAACAAGACGCTCGAGGTTCTCCTCAAGCAGCCGGCGATCCATGACGACGTCGGCGTGGACATCAGCCTCGGCGCCGAGTACCGGCCGTGGCTGAACAATAACGTCATCTTCACGCCATTCGTCGCGGTCTTCGCGCCGCTCGGTGGCTTCAAGGACATCTACCAGGCCGGCGCCCTGTTCCAGGCCGGCTTCGACCTGCGACTGACGTTCTGAGGCAGGGAGACGTTATGCGCCGCCTGATATCTGTCACGACGTGCCTTCTCGCCGCACTTTTGGCGTCACCGGCCCGCGCGGGCGACGATTCGCTGCTTCGCCAGACGGACGCCGAAGCGGCTGCCAAGAGCGAAGGGTGCCTTACCTGCCACACCGGCATCGAGCCGATGCACGAATCCTCGCAGGTCAACCTCGGCTGCATCGACTGCCACGGCGGCAACGTGGCGGTGCACGCCAGTGGGCTCGCGCCCAAGAGCGCCGAGTACCTTGCGGCGATGAAGCAGGCCCACGTACAGCCGCGCTATCCCAAGGAATGGAGCGATCCGAAGGATCCCTCGCGGATCAGCTCGGCCAATCCGGAGCGCTCGTACACGCTGCTCAACCGCGAATCCGCCGAATACATCCGCTTCCGCAACCCCGGCGACCTGCGCGTGGCCGACAAAACCTGCGGATCGTGCCACGCCGAAGACGTCGACCACGTCCACAAGAGCCTGATGTCGACGACGGCCATGCTCTGGGGCGGCGCCGCGTACAACAACGGCATCGCGCCGCTCAAGCCCTACATCTTCGGCGAATCGTACGGCGCCGACGGCGTCGGCCAGAAGATCTCGACGCAGTCGCCGCCGAGCGATGCCGAAGCTGCACGCGGGGCGCTGCCGTCGCTGGTTCCGCTGCCGCGCTGGAACGTCGTCGACCCGCCCGACCCGCTGCGAGCCTTTGAGCGAGGCGGCAGGATCGATCGCTCCAACGTCGCGGAAGTGGGAAATCCCGGCCTCGGACCGTTTCTCGACGAGCCGGGCCTTCCCGACATGAAGCTCGGCACGCGCGGCCCCGGCACCGACCTTCGCGTCAGCGCCGGCGTGCTCAATCTGCAGAAGACGAGATTGAACGACCCGCTGCTGTCGTTCCTCGGCACCAACGACCATCCGGGCGATTTCCGGTCCAGCGGCTGCACGGCCTGCCACGTCGTCTACGCGAACGACCGCGACCGCGTCCACTCAGGTGCGTACGCGGCCGACGGGCATACCGGCACGTACCATGGCAATGATCCCACGATTCCGCGCGAAGAGTCCGGGCACCCGATCCAGCACCGGCTGACGCGCGCCGTGCCGTCCAGCCAGTGCATGGTCTGCCACATGCACCAGCCGAACTCGTTCGTGAATACCTTCTTCGGCTACCAGATGTGGGACTACGAGACCGACGGCGACCTGATGTGGCCGAAGCAGCAGCGCTACCCGACGGTCGCTGCGCCGACGCCGATGGATGCGCGCCACTGGCAGCCGATGCACGACTCGCTGGCGCGCGATCCCGAGGAAGCGGCGGTGCGCGGGCTGTGGAACAACGAAGATTTCCTGCGAAACGTCAGCTCGCTGCCGACGAAGGAAACGCGCTTTGCCGATTACAACGGCCACGGCTGGATCTTCCGCGCGGTGTACTGGCAGGATCGCAAGGGCAACCTGCTCGATGCCAAGGGCAAACCCATCGACTGGAACTCGCCCGACAAGCTGCAGCACGCCGTCCAGCTCATGGACATCCATGCCGAAAAGGGCATGCACTGCGTCGACTGCCACTTCCGCCAGGACAATCACTCGGACGGTAACATTTACGGCGCCTACCCCGATGCGGTCGAGATCGGCTGCATCGACTGCCACGGCAACACGACCCACCGCGCGAGCCTCGAGACCAGTGGTCCGGCTGCGCCGGGCGGCGGGCATCCGCTCGAAAACGGGATCACCCCGTCCGGCAAGCGCCGCTTCGAATGGGTCTACGACGAGAAAACCAGCAGCAACCGCTTGATGCAGCGATCGATGCTCGACAAGGACGTCGAGTGGGAGGTCAAGCAGGTCGTCGACACCATCGACCCGAACAACAAGCGCCTCTACAACGAGAAAGCGCGCTACGCCAAGACGATGCGTATGGACGGCGCGTGGGGCGCCTTTCCGGAGGACACCAAAGCGCTCGCACACGGCGACGACAACATGGCTTGCGCAAGCTGCCACACCTCGTGGGTCACGAGCTGTTTCGGCTGCCATCTGCCGCAGCAGGCCGACTGGAAGAAGGACTCGCAGCACTTCGAGGGCGGCCAGTCACGCAACTGGTCGTCGTACGACCCACAGGTGCTGCGCAACGACATCTTCATGCTCGGACGCCACTCGACGAGCAAGGGCCACGTCATCGCACCGGTGCGCTCGTCCAGCGCCGTGATGATCAGTTCGACTAATGCCAACCGCGAGCGCATCTACGGCCAGCAGATGCCGATTTCGGGCGAGGGCTACAGCAGCCAGGCCTTCAACACGCATTTCGCCCACACGGTACGCACGACGCAGACCCAACAGTGCTCGAGCTGCCACCTGTCCACGGCCGGTGACAACAACGCGTGGCTCACCCAGGTCATGACGCTCGGCACGAACTTCGTGAACTTCGTCGGCCGCTTCGCGTGGATCGGCGAGGAGAAGGGCATCGAGGCCGTGGGCGTCACCGAGTGGGACGAGCCCCAGGCCGTGATCGGCAGCCGCCTGCACCGACTCGCGTATCCTGCCGAGTACGACAAGCACGTCGCGAATGATTCGCAGCTGAAGGAATCGTACGAGCACGCGGCCGGCCACGTGCAGTGCCTGCAGCTCAGAGGCGAGTACCTGTACACGGCCAACGGCGGCGACGGCCTGCGGATTTTCGACGTCGCGAACGTCGACAACAAGGGATTTTCCGAACGCATCACCACGGCGCCTGTTTCTCCGCTCGGCCAGCGCACCTACGTGAAGACGCGCAACGCGACCTGCGTGGCGCTGCCGACGACGATGCCGATCCATTTCGACAAGCCGCACGATCCCGCCAACCAGGAACAGCCGATGCATCCGCTGTATCGCTACGCCTACCTGAGCGACAGCGTGGAAGGCCTCGTCGTCGTGGACGTAGACACGCTTACCGACGGCGATCCGCAGAACAACTTCCTCGAGCGCGCCGCGACGTTCAATCCCGACGGCATCCTCGATGGCGCGAGCTACCTGACGATCGCCGGCTCGTATGCCTACATGCTGACGCCACGTGGCGTCGTCACCGTCAGCATCGACGACCCGCTGCACCCGCGCGTGGTCTCTGCGCTGGAGCTGCCCGGCGCGCGGTCGATTGCCATTCAGCTTCGCTACGCGTTCGTTACCGCTCCGCGCGGCCTCGAGGTCGTCGACATCACATCGGTCGAACACCCGCGACTGGCCGCATCGCTGGACCTTGCCGAGGCCGGGGAAGTCTACGTGGCGCGTACGTACGCCTACGTGCCGGCCGGCAGCCAGGGACTGGCGATCGTCGACATCGAAAAGCCGGAACACCCATTCCTGCAGCAGATGTTCAACGCGGACGGAAAGATGAACGACGTGCGCGCCGTTCGCATCGGCGCGACCGGCGCCAGCGTCTTCGCGTACGTCGCCGACGGAAAGAACGGCCTGCACGTGCTGCAGCTCATCGCGCCGAACGAGACCCCCGGTGACTCCGGCTTCAGCCCGACCCCGACGCCGAGACTGATCGCGTCCTACCGCACCAAAGAGCCGGCGCTCGCGCTGTCGAAGGGCATCGACCGTGACCGCGCAGTCGACGAGAGCGGCAATCAGGTCAGCGTCTTCGGCCGTCTGGGCTCACGGCCGTTCACGCGCGCCGAGATGGACACGCTGCTTCTCCGCAACGGCAAGCCCTACCTGGTCAGCGACAAGCCCGCGACCAGGCCGCGCGCTTTCGTGCTGCCGGACTCCCTGGTGGCGAAGCCTCCGGGCGAAGAAGAAGCGGCGCCGCCGGGGACGCCGGTCGTCCAGCCGGCCGCCGCATTCGAAGAGAGAATTCTGCCCGGGCGCAACTGACGCACGTTCCGAACGGCGGGCCCAGCGCTGAGCGCTGGGGACAGGCACCAGCCGCATCATCCGTGTGCCGGCGCCCGCTCGATGCGGCTGGTGCCTGTCCCCAATGATGCGGCTGGTGCCTGTCCCCAATCTACATTTCGCGGCGGCCTTCGATGGCGCGGCCGACGGTGACCTGGTCGGCGTACTCGATGGTGCCGCCGACGGGAATTCCGTGGGCAATGCGGCTGACGCGAACGCCGAGAGGTTTGAGCAGCCGTGAGAGGTACACGGCTGTCGCCTCGCCTTCGATTGTCGGATTGGTCGCGATGAGCACTTCCTTGATCGGCTCGCGCCCCACTCTCTCGACCAGCTCGCGGATCTTCAGCCGCTCGGGTCCGCGCCCGTCCAGCGGCGAGATCGATCCGTGCAGAACGTGGAACAGCCCGGCAAAGCCGTGGCTTCGATCGATCGCAACGAGGTCTGCCGGCTCTTCGACGACGCAGACGATGCTGCGATCACGCCGCGGATCCTCGCACGTCGAACAGGGATCCGCCTCGGTGAGCGCGAAGCAGCGACTGCAGAAACGCGTTTGCGTTTTGACGGTCTCGATCGCGCGCGCGAGCTCGGATGCGAACGACTGATCCCCACGAAGGATGAAGAACGCAAGGCGCGCCGCGCTCTTCTCCCCGATGCCGGGAAGGCGCGAGAAAAGCTGGATCAGTGCCTGTAGCGCGGGCGTGTAGGCCAAGCGTTCGTCCTATTCGTCGTATCGATGTCGAGCACCACGTGCGTCGCCGGTCGGCCGTCAGGCCCGAACCGGCGACACCGCCCGCATGTTAGCGGCCGAACCAGCGACGCAGTCGTCCGCTTCCGCCCGCGGTGTCGCCCGACGGCGCTTCGTCGTCATCGTGTTCCTCGCCGCCCATCGCTTCGTTCAGCGCGTCGGGCGGAAGACCCATGTCGCCGGCCATCTTCTGCATCTCGACGGCGACCAGGTTCTGCGCCTTCTGGATCGCCTGGTTGACCGCCTGCACGAGGTGGTCCTGCAGCACGCGCTTGTCGGGATTCTCGA is a genomic window of Candidatus Binatia bacterium containing:
- a CDS encoding FHA domain-containing protein; this encodes MSTKEDSDYTIHGSLRVPQPHHTPDVIDVLIAGAGPAGSAGAFRATELGLSCLLLEYDEALSRIRDYPKEKHIYPEYGDDESPFPAGDSLMASLQFTEIDKDDLVEDWHAKYKTANAPLRIGSELTGLVRGGDGVFEIKTWNHRTQEEVLYHARSVILAIGAGKPRRFQIPGNIDGIAFRLDDAKAYVGGPALVIGGGTSAAEAVIAISNAKTGAKDATAVYWSYRKAQMPRVERSLSGAFFDAYVVNANVRYLPYSEPILVLTAPDRSEVLSVRIDRKPVDGRPTESLHLEFPKNKVVACIGGDVPHQTLQKFGIKIPTIDGEPYIVVTPDGESSLPGVFLVGDLKGTPEYYQCGDFADTGTYKKRRDKRNIKMAMRDAVRAVEVIASRLGKIEGKPAAPAAAPAPSSTDATIVIAPQMASHQAAPQLGDRLVSLLPDGSVESEFPVRGDAVKIGRRTDGLTFDDAALADHHASVTRQDGRFCVTDTGAGSGVWLRVRGEGRDLAAEDQVWLGSQILRLMRHDSGWVLEHYNGRGEYQRTIELTDRGIIVGRAAEVTLDANDRSLSRGHARLALAGGQVRITDIGSTNGCYVRLTAPAVLRSGDEFRIGGHRLRFESAAVEEPIAPGAVVVDLPAQPPPSVAAAPAAATSAAPQPAAALSGPSVSFEDAKNPVAYPVADNRDVLHAFFDYLKARHPDIDLKRCGVDKSRKCPDDHYKEPLDWSCELGTCGYCAVQVVDGANLAPSGNPDLEKNTLQNVRRVSPDLAKYRLACLTRCTGPVTLKVLPKS
- a CDS encoding FHA domain-containing protein translates to MSIIGRALECDLRLFSSSASRQHAKIEKRNEGWVLVPIEGRRVMVDGEFIDAEVLLQPQMRLSLGDDELVVVDQLVDAEPVVQHEAADGQERHGTAVASIRTYVFYGALAVIGLALLDILLRVLRG
- a CDS encoding heme-binding protein; translation: MDERRRLLRSAACYGAAVALAATLGACGGGGGTGAQDAVPPPADETNAAALLKADEVLAIMQSSARAQSQPVAVAVSDRRGVVLGVATNFGVDEATYRSQCLTGCPSRDFALASDSDCVVIDRAVQLARTAAFFSANETPLTSRSVRFLSGEHFPPHIHDTGAAALFGIENTNRGCSFDTAPIAGSDLPPRAPSLQSILDPSLRCQSSSSGADTCGCSTGIATLPGAVPIYRGGVMVGGVGVAVRGVSAPFDPVAAHDAPDTILRRDDTDPAWAVGEFAARAFVGDDTSLPRVQTQGLEGLCTPGNGVVPPACCASGGNCDLDFLPHPLPAGTDPVIFVDGIEIPEIDLDPQVNGVGAGAPLTTPLIVDASASTEVVHSGWLVPAHAAGTNGGPLAAGDVESIIDAGIAEAETIRAAIRLPLQQRSAMVLAVTDLNGELLGAYRMPDATVFSIDVAVAKARNVTYFSSETIAPIDTRNCPGPSIADCGESFFPVDGNSSTAMTNRTIGFCAQPFFPPGIDGTGSSPDFNGGPLRRVFIEDSANPCGNAGQTANGRQDGIVFFPGSAPLYRDGVLVGGLGVSGDGVEQDDIVTFAGTQAGPGFDAPAALRADQIQIGDVRLPYLKFNRQPDE
- the recR gene encoding recombination mediator RecR — protein: MAYTPALQALIQLFSRLPGIGEKSAARLAFFILRGDQSFASELARAIETVKTQTRFCSRCFALTEADPCSTCEDPRRDRSIVCVVEEPADLVAIDRSHGFAGLFHVLHGSISPLDGRGPERLKIRELVERVGREPIKEVLIATNPTIEGEATAVYLSRLLKPLGVRVSRIAHGIPVGGTIEYADQVTVGRAIEGRREM
- a CDS encoding YbaB/EbfC family nucleoid-associated protein, whose translation is MAEEPSMMQMLKQARGLQKQMKQIQKRVDKREVSATAADGKIEVVITGKLQVRRILLDQSVLENPDKRVLQDHLVQAVNQAIQKAQNLVAVEMQKMAGDMGLPPDALNEAMGGEEHDDDEAPSGDTAGGSGRLRRWFGR